A segment of the Chitinophagaceae bacterium genome:
ATCAACCATTTGCTCATCCATTTTTGTTCCTAATGTTACGGTTGTAAGTGATTGCGTTTCTCCTCTTGTGAAAATACTTGAACCATGCGCTGACGGCAAATAATCTATTTCACACCAGATTGGGCGAATTTCATTATTCTTACGACCATCTAAACGAATTTTATCACTTAATGCAACTTCTCTGATTGCTTTTTTTGATATTGAACCAAAATATTGATTTATCATAAAAGCCTTTTCCTCTTTTTCTTCCTCTGATAAGGTTTCCAAAAGGGCTTCTTTCACTGCTTTAAAATCGTCAGCACGCTGAAGCTTATCGGCATTTTGCTTTCTGGCGACTTCCTGAATTTTATCAAAACAAAAATCTTCTATTCGCTGCTTTAATTCTTCATCATGATTTTCATGAGAATATTCTCTTTTTTGAACATTTAGCATAGCTACCAACTCATTTTGCTTGGTACACTGTAGTTTAATAGCCTCATGCCCTACCTCTATGGCCTTAATCATTTCTTCTTCAGAACATTCATTCATCTCACCTTCTACCATGATTATACTCTCTAATGTTCCTGCCATAAGCATATCAATATCAGCTCTTTCTAAATCCGTTTTTCCGGGATTCACAACATATTCACCATCAATTCTGGCTACTCTTGCTTCTGAAATTGGACCGTTAAAAGGGATATCAGAAACTGAAATAGCTGCACTAGCAGCCAAACCGGCCAAAGCATCCGGCATATCATCATTTCCTAAAGAAATAAGATTAATATTCAAAAAAGTATCTGCATGATAATCATCAGGCAACATTGGTCGAATAGCTCTGTCTACTAAACGGCTGATTAAAATCTCATGCTCGGAAGGTCTTGCTTCTCTCTTAAAAAAACCACCGGGAAACTTTCCTGCTGATGCGTATTTCTCCTGATAATCTACTGTTAATGGAAGAAAATCTACATCTTCCTTAGCTTCTTTAGCGCTGACTACAGTTGCCAGTAACATAGTGTTACCCATTCTAACTACAACGGAACCATCAGCCTGCTTAGCTAACTTTCCCGTTTCAATTGTAATTTCCTTGCCATCCGGCATTTGGAAACTTATACTTGTTCCTAATTTATTCATTTATGATTATTTTGTAACTTAAAAAGCCCCCTAAGGCTTTTAATTTTTGGGGGCTTATCTTCTTAATTTTAAATCTTCGATTAACTTTCTGTAACCTTCCAGATTTCTTCTCTGAAGGTACTTTAGCAACCTTTTTCTCTTTCCAACCATCCGGTTCAGGGCTTGTGTGGTTGAAAAATCTTTACGATGTTTCTTCAAATGGTCTGTTAAGCTCGATATACGAAACGTTAATAAGGCAACCTGGCCTTCTACAGATCCTGTGTTCATTTCTGAACCACCGAAATCTTTAAAGATTTCTTGTTTTTTTTCTTTTGTTAAATATGACATTGTCTTTACTAATTTTCCTTTTTGTAAATCAGCCACAAAGTTAGCATTTTATCTTTTAATTTTATCATTTCTCTGCAAAAAATTATCTGCTGTTTCTGATTTTAACGGTAAAAAAGGCAAATTTAATTTGAATAAAGTGCACTTCGGAGATCAATTACCAAAATTCAATGCCCTTTTTTCAAACTATTTAGCAATCAAGATGTTTATATAAATAAAAATATGTTTGGATTATTTAAGAAAGACCCCCTAAAGAAATTAGAAAAAGATTATCTTGAGCTAATGGAAAAAGGCAGAGATGCTCAAAGAAATGGTGACCTCCATGCCTACGGAGATTATGTAGGAAAAGCTGAAGAAATAATGAAAAAAATTGAAGAGCTAAAGAAAAAAGGCGAGTCTTAGCCTTACATTCTTTTATTTTATGTTATTTCTTC
Coding sequences within it:
- the pnp gene encoding polyribonucleotide nucleotidyltransferase, which produces MNKLGTSISFQMPDGKEITIETGKLAKQADGSVVVRMGNTMLLATVVSAKEAKEDVDFLPLTVDYQEKYASAGKFPGGFFKREARPSEHEILISRLVDRAIRPMLPDDYHADTFLNINLISLGNDDMPDALAGLAASAAISVSDIPFNGPISEARVARIDGEYVVNPGKTDLERADIDMLMAGTLESIIMVEGEMNECSEEEMIKAIEVGHEAIKLQCTKQNELVAMLNVQKREYSHENHDEELKQRIEDFCFDKIQEVARKQNADKLQRADDFKAVKEALLETLSEEEKEEKAFMINQYFGSISKKAIREVALSDKIRLDGRKNNEIRPIWCEIDYLPSAHGSSIFTRGETQSLTTVTLGTKMDEQMVDGATTSGTLDFMLHYNFPPYSTGDARPYRGVGRREVGHGNLALRALKKVLPDSETNPYTVRIVSDILESNGSSSMATVCAGSLALMDAGVKVKAPVSGIAMGLISDGNRYMVLSDILGDEDHLGDMDFKVTGTEQGITACQMDIKLKSLDFNVLKEALHQAREGRLHILNEMNTLIHEPREDYKPHAPRIVKTSIPKEFIGAVIGPGGKVIQEIQKQSKAIITIEEKGDVGIIEIVSSDKAAIDKAMSMIKGITTMPEIGEVYEATVKTIMPYGAFVEFLPGKEGLLHISEIEWKRLEKVEEVLNIGDQVNVKLLDIDEKTGKYKLSRKVLLNKN
- a CDS encoding 30S ribosomal protein S15 produces the protein MSYLTKEKKQEIFKDFGGSEMNTGSVEGQVALLTFRISSLTDHLKKHRKDFSTTQALNRMVGKRKRLLKYLQRRNLEGYRKLIEDLKLRR
- a CDS encoding Lacal_2735 family protein — protein: MFGLFKKDPLKKLEKDYLELMEKGRDAQRNGDLHAYGDYVGKAEEIMKKIEELKKKGES